Proteins encoded in a region of the Hypanus sabinus isolate sHypSab1 chromosome 12, sHypSab1.hap1, whole genome shotgun sequence genome:
- the cript gene encoding cysteine-rich PDZ-binding protein, with protein sequence MVCEKCEKKLGRVITPDTWKDGSRNTMESGGRKINENKALTSKKARFDPYGKSKFSVCRICKSAVHQAGSNYCQGCAYKKGICAMCGKKILDTKNYKQTSV encoded by the exons ATGGTGTGTGAGAAAT GTGAAAAGAAGCTGGGAAGAGTTATTACTCCAGACACCTGGAAAGATGGATCAAGGAACACAATGG aaagtggtggcCGCAAGATCAATGAGAATAAAGCTTTGACTTCCAAAAAGGCAAG GTTTGATCCATACGGAAAGAGCAAATTTTCAGTGTGCCGTATTTGTAAAAGTGCAGTTCATCAGGCTGGGTCTAATTATTGTCAAGGCTGTGCATACAAAAAAG GCATCTGTGCAATGTGTGGCAAAAAAATCTTGGATACTAAAAACTACAAACAGACATCAGTGTAA